The following is a genomic window from Hymenobacter sp. APR13.
CCCTCTGCGCCCCGCGGGCTAAGCGCAAGCAAATCAACCGCACGATCTATGATGCGGCCTACCGCCGGGCGTGGCAGCGGCAGCAAACTCCACGCGGCCAGCGCATGCGGCGCGTGCGCCAGGGCACCGTCGAGCCTGTCTTCGGCAACCTGCTACCCCACTACGGCCTGCGGCGAATGAACGTGCGCGGCCTGGCAGGGGCCCACAAAACCATGCTGGTTACGGCCGTGGCCTACAACCTCAAAAAGCTGCTTAAACATCGACCCCAGCAGCAACTGAGCCTAGCCGTAGCCCTGCCTCAGCCACGACGAGCGGCTACTAAGCGCGCTGTGCGGCTAAGTCGGAGCACCGGAGCGCAGACCCTGGTAATCGCCCAGCCGCGAAGCAGAAACGGAATCGCTTAAACCGAGTTCTGCAACAGCCACGACCCTTTCGCTGAACGGTAAAAAAGAGTCAGTTTCTTGCGACATGAAACAAGCCGTCCTGTTTTTACTGGTGGTGCTGGGGTGCGCCCGCTGCGCGTCGCCGGACCCTGCAGCGTCGGAAGCACCGGCCGGAGCACTACCGCCTGCGCCCAGTCCATCCACCACCTACTGGCCTGTTGACCCCGAGATAGACCAACGCGATACCCTCTTGCCCGGCCCTGACCGCTACCGCGTGCGTGTGGTTACCACCTGTTTGAACGACAGTGCGGTGTTGCTCAGCCCCGTCGAGGGCGATACCTCGCCCGAGCGGCTCTTCGCGCACAATTACCACAGCCAGCTGGTCATTACCCGAGCCGGCCAGCCGTATGCCAACGCCACGCTCTCTAAAGCCCTCTTTCGGAACCACCCGGTGATTCAAGGCTTTGTCCCCCTGCCCGAATTAGCTCTCTCTCGCACGGCCTATCTGCGCCGCCAGCGCGGGGAATTTGTGTTTTACACGCGCTTGGGCGTGCCGGATTCAGACATCTTCGTGGAGGTGGAAGTGGCCTTGGACCCTGCCAAAGGAGTGCGCGTGCTTCAGGTACTGGAACAAGTGAATGAGCCAGACGAGGAGGAATAACGCACCTTAAACTGAACCGCTAAACTAACCGCCCTGCAAGTTGCACCAAAGCTTGGAACGGCCATTTGATGCCTATGCCGAGTTTAAGAAACTCGTCTGCCAATCAAAGTTTACGAAACTGCGTTAGCTGATAAGTTTCGTAAACTCCCCTGTATGAAGATTGGCTACGCCCGCGTCTCCACCCGCGACCAGAATTTAGAATTGCAGCTCGACGCCCTGACCCAGGCCGGCTGCGAGCTTATCTACCAGGAAAAAGCCTCCGGCGCCTTGGCCGCCCGGGTCGAACTCGATAAGCTCTTGCTGCAAGTGCGCCCGGGCGATACGGTCTACATCTACAAGCTCGACCGGCTGGGTCGCTCGCTTAAGCACCTGCTCGACCTGGTCGCGGACCTGCAGCGCCGCGACATCGGCTTGATTTCCCTGACCGACGCCATTAACACGTCGTCAGCCCAAGGCCGGCTCGTACTCAACCTGTTTGCCTCGCTCGCCGAGTTTGAGCGCGAGCTGATTCGCGAGCGCACCCTTGCCGGGCTGGCTGCGGCCCGTGCCCGGGGTCGAGTCGGCGGGCGCAAGCCGGGCCTTTCGGTAGAAGCCCAGCGCACGGCCCGCGCGGCCGAACTGCTCTACAAAGCCCGGGAGCTAAGCATCGACGACATGGCCCGCAGCCTGCGCATCTGCAAGGCCACCTTCTATAAGTACTTGCACCACCGCGGCGTGGCCCTGCACGCCCAGCCCTTGCCCAGTCCCGTGACCACCGACGCCGCGTGAACAAGGCGCAGGGACAGGGACATGCGGAGAATAGTGGGTATATTCACCGCAGATTATGCGGAGAATAGCGCCTTATATTCATCAACGTCCGGACTGGCCGGCCTTTACGTGGGACCCGGCGGTCCTGGAGGCGCTGCTAGGCACCGTACGTCACCAGCAGGGGCGGCTGCTGGGGCGGCTCGAGGCCTTGGGTGTGGGCCTACGGGCCGAAGCCACGCTGCGTACGCTCACGCTCGACGTGCTCAAGTCGAGCGAAATCGAGGGCGAACTGCTGCCCCCGGCCTCGGTGCGTTCCTCCATCGCCTGGCGCCTGGGGCTCGAACAGGCCGCGCTGCCCCCCGCCGACCGGCGGGTGGAGGGCGTGGTGGCCATGCTGCTCGACGCCACCCAGCAGGCCGCCGCGCCGCTGACCGCGAACCGCCTGTTCGGCTGGCACGCGGCCTTGTTTCCCACAGGCTACAGCGGGCTGTACCCGCTGCAGGTGGGCGCGTGGCGCACCGGGCCCATGCAGGTCGTGTCCGGGCCGCTGGGCCGCGAACGGGTGCATTACGACGCGCCCGCCGCCGCAGAGCTCGACGCGCAGATGCAGCAGTTCCTGGCCTGGTTCAACGCCGACCAGGGCCTGGACCCCGTACTCAAAGCAGGGCTGGCCCATTTCTGGTTTGTGACGATTCACCCCTTCGACGACGGCAACGGCCGCATCGCGCGGGCCATCGCCGATTTGCAGCTGGCCCGCGCCGACGGCACGGGCCAGCGCTGCTACAGCATGTCGGCGCAAATCCAGGCCGAGCGCCAAGCGTATTACGACCTGCTCGAAACCAGCCAGCGCGGGCCCTTGGACGTGACGCCCTGGCTGGACTGGTTCTTAGGCTGCCTGGGCCGGGCCCTGCAAGCCGCCGAGCAAACGCTGGGGCAAGTGCTGGCCAAGGCCCGCTTCTGGGAGCAGCACCGGGACGCGGCGTTCACGGCCCGGCAACGGCAGCTGCTCACGCGGCTGCTCGACGGCTTCGAGGGCAAGTTCACCACGGCCAAATGGGCGCGCATGGCCCACTGCTCCCAAGACACGGCCGGCCGCGACATCGCCGACCTGGTGGCCCAGGGCGTGCTGGTGCACGAAGGCGCCGGTGGGCGCAGCACCAGCTACCGCTTGGCGCCCGAACCCGATGCCCGATAAGTCACCTGCCGACGGGGCAAGCGCGAAAGGGCTCACGAGGGGCTCACAGCACCGATACACCGAGCCTTAAACCGCGCTCCCTGGCTTCTAAATACACATTTCGCGGTAAAGCAATGGGTTCACGGCATTGCGAAATCACTTATCCAGAAAGTCCGTTTGGTGAAACGAGCCTTATTGCAGACACAAACCTGACAGACTCTTGGCTTGATACAGGTCCAAGATAGAGTCGCCCTCCATCTTGATCAGCAGACCCTTGCCGTCCCAGTCAATACCGACCGAATGAAGGTACCCCACCGTGGCCATAGGGACGGGGTATTGCGCAAGTTCTTCCTTTATTGAGGCCGAAACAACCAGCTGAGCCCGCGTAAACACCCGGGCCTTATATTGCAGTGCACATTAACGTTATATCTACGTTCTTTTTTATCCTGCTCATGGTACGTTTTACCTCCTTATCCCAGGCCGGTTCCCCCGGTCTTCTCCACCAACTCCTGATGTGGATCTGCCTGCTGGGCATAAACCTGGGCACGGCCCACGGCCAGCGTTTGGCGGCCGGGGGAGAGTATTCAGTTTCCATTCGCCCCGACGGCACGCTGTGGGCCTCTGGCAGCAACTTCGTGGGCCAGCTCGGTGATGGCACCCGCGTGAACCAACCGATTCCGGTGCAAATCGGCACGGCCAACACCTGGGAGCGGGTAGCAGCCAGCCAAACCGGCCACACGGCGGCTATCCGGACGGATGGCACACTCTGGACCTGGGGGTACAACTCGGCCGGCGAGCTCGGCCACGGCCCCGGTAACAACCGCCTTACGCCGACCCGAGTCGGCACAGATACCTGGCGGCGGGTGGCCGTTGGGGTCAGGCATACGGTAGCTGTGCGCTCCGACGGTACGCTCTGGGCCTGGGGAGAGAACTCCCGGGGCCAGCTTGGCGACGGCACGGTCACCGACCGGGCATTGCCTCAGCAAATTGGAACGGCCACCACGTGGAGCAATGTGGCCGCAGGCGCCTTTTTCTCGGTGGGCCTGCGCACCGACGGCACCCTGTGGGCCTGGGGTGACAACTTCCAGGGCCAGCTCGGCTCCGGCACCCAGACTTCCCGGAATACCCCGGTCCAGGTGGGCACGGCTACAAACTGGCAAAGCGTCGCAGTAGGGGGCTTTCATACCGTGGCCGTGCGCACCGACGGTACGCTCTGGGCCTGGGGCAGCAATTTCCGGGGTCAGCTCGGCGACGGTACCCCCACCAACCAGAATACCCCTACTCAAATTGGTACGGCTACGAACTGGCAACGCGTGGCCGCCGGTACCAACCACACACTTGCGGTGCGTACCGACGGCACCCTGTGGGCCTGGGGCGATAACGCCAACGGCCAGCTCGGCGACGGCACCACGAGCAACCGGCTGACGCCGGTGCAGGTGGGCACCCTGGCCACCTGGCGGGAGATTGCCGGGGGCAGCACCCACACCGTCGCTACCCGTACCGACGAGTCGCTTTGGGCCTGGGGCAGCAACGGCAGCGGCCAGGTGGGCAGCCTGACTCTGGCCACGGCCCGGGTGCGGCAGCCCGAACAGCTCGGCACGGACACGAACTGGCAGCAGGCAGCCGTGGGCAACACCCACACGGTGGCGGTGCGCACCAACGGCACGCTGTGGGCCTGGGGTGAAAATGCGTTCGGCCAGCTCGGCGACGGCACCACCACCGCGCGCAATGTGCCGATCCAGATTGGCACGGCCACGGACTGGCGCAGCGTGGCGGCCGGCTTCAACCATACCCTCGCGGTGCGTGCCGACGGCACGCTGTGGGCCTGGGGCGACAACGCCGGCAGCCAGCTCGGCGACGGCACCACCACCACCCGCCTGGCTCCAGTGCAAATTGGCACGGCCACGAACTGGCAGCGCGTGGTTACGGCCAACTCCTGGACGCTTGCGGTGCGTACCGACGGCACGCTCTGGGCCTGGGGCTCGGGCGTTACTGGCTTTGGCACATTGTCCGGCTCGTATCGTCCCATCCCGACTCAGATCGGCACCGACACGAACTGGCGATGGATAGCCATGGACGGCGGGCGCGCGGCGGGCGTGCGCACCGACGGCACGCTCTGGGTGTGGGGCAAGGAACTTCGGTGGCTGGCTCGGCGACGGCACGACCACCGACCAGCTTGCGCCGGTGCAGCTTGGTACGGCTACAACCTGGCAGGAAGTTGTTTTCGGTGAGCGGCACGGTTCTGCTGTGCGCACCGACGGCACGCTATGGGGCTGGGGTGACAGCTCTTTCGGCCAGGTGGGCGATGGCAACACCACTTCCCGCCCGACGCCAATACAGGTAGGCCCGGCCGCCGGGTGGCGCAGCGTGACTGCCGCTGCACTTCACACGCTGGCCCTGCGCACCGACGGCACCCTCTGGGGCTGGGGTGCCAACTCCGGCAACCAGCTCGGCGACGGGACCTCCGACAGCCGCTATGCCCCCGTGCAAATCGGCACGGCCACGAGCTGGCAGCAGGTTAGCACCGGTACGACCCACACCGTGGGCATCCGCACCAACGGCACGCTCTGGGTGTGGGGCGATAATGAGCAGGGCCAGCTCGGCAATGGCCAGCCCTACAGCACCTCCGTGCCCGTGGTGGTCACAAGTGGTTCCGGTCCGCTGTCGGCGCGTGGGGCCCGCGGAGCTGCCGGCTCGTTGGTTCTGGTCCCCAACCCGGCCCGCGACATGGTTGCCCTCCCCGGGCTGGGACCCAATACCCTGCTGCGCCTGCTCGATGCCCAAGGCCGGCTGGTGCGCACCGGCGGCGGCGCGCGCTTGTCGCTGGCAGGCCTGACGCCCGGTCTGTATTTGCTGCAAGCCACCGTGCCCGGCCAGCCAGCTCGAACGGCCCGCCTTCTGGTCGAGTAAGTCCTCGTCTGGCGACGTCTGGCTGCCGCTCGTGAAACAGGTGCTTCTGTTACTCTAAGCAACTATATATTCCCCGATGGCAATCCCTGTTCATTACAGAATCAGCCGCTCCCTCAGGTACGGCCTGGCGTTCCTTATCCTGTGCTGTTGGCTGCTGATGGGACATCGCGCCGCAGCGCAGAGCTGGGAGCTGCTGGCTCGTACGCGGGGAGTGCAGCACACGGGTATCATTGCCTCGGCTGTCACCGCCAACCAGGATATGGTTGTAATCGGCAGCTACATCAGCTCGATGCAGTTACAGCCGGCAGCCTCCTGGACATCGGCCACCACCTACAACAATGGCTTCGTGGCCCGGCTGGCAGCTGACGGCCGCAGCTGGCGCTGGGTGGCCGACATTACCAGTACGCTTGGGGCAGGTGCCACCATGGTAACCATACTGCCCGATGGGGATGTGCTGATAGCGGGCACGCTGGCAGGAGGGGCCCAGTTCGGACCGTTCAGCTCGGGCGTCGTCAATGCGGCGTATGAAGGCTTTGTGGCACGCCTCGATGGCGCTACCGGCCAATGGCGCTGGTTGGCCCGCCTCACCACTCCCTATGCAGGCTACAGCCTGGTGCGGCCCGGCGGCCTGACCTTGCGTGCCACCGGCGAAGCCGTGGTGGTCGGCACCTTTAGCGGAACGATGCAACTTGGCAGCCTGTCACCCCTTAGCTCGTTGCCCCCTGGCTCGCTGGTGCAAAACTGGAATTTGTTCGTAGCCCGTCTGGACTTAACGACCGGGCAGTGGCTGCAGGCCTTCAGCGCGGGTGGGGCCGGCTCCGACGCCGCCTCGGGCGTGGTGGCGCTGCCGGACGGCGACATTGCGCTGGCCGGCGCTCTGCAGGCACCCTATACGCTCAGTGGTCTGCCGCCGCAGACGGGTACGACCGGGCGGCAGGCGTTCGTAGGTCGCCTCAACCCTGAAAGTGGCACGTGGCGCTGGATGCAGGCGATACAGCAAGCCAGTTGGGCCGAAGCCCAGCATCTCATTGCGCTGCCCAACGGCAATCTGGCCGTGAGCGGGCGCTACCAGGGAACCGCTCAGGTGGGAGCCATAGCTTTACCCGACGGCCCTGGCTCAACCAGCACGTTTGTGGCGTGCCTCACGGCCGGCCAAGGACAGTGGCTGTGGGCTGCCGCCGGGGCCGGCACCAGCCGCCCGACGGGTCCCGGCGGGCTGTGCGCTACCCCCGCTGGCAACGTCGTCGTCTCAGCCAGCTACTCGGGGCCGGGCCGGTTCGGCACTTTGCCCCCCGTTCCCAGCGTGAGCCAGGAAGGACCGGATATTTTTGTGGGCGAGTTGGCTGGCACAACGGGCCGCTGGAACTGGGTCACCCTGGCCGGGGGCGACGGCGGCACGGTGCGCAACACGTACCCCTTCGCGGGGGATGACTTTGCCGGGTCGGTGCAGGCATTGTCCAATCAGCAGCTGCTCGTCAGCGGCACACTCAGCAACCAGGCCCGCCTGGGAAACGACCCGACGACTCTGACATCGGCCCTAAGCGACGGCTTCGTAGCCCGCCTGACCGTGCCAGCGCCCTGCACCAATGGGGCGCCCCCGGCAGAGCTGCGCGTGGTAGCCAGCCCGGCTGCCTGTTGGGACGGCCGGCTGTTACGGGTCGCCGGCGTACCCCGCGGCAGTACCCTGACCTGGAGCACAGGCTCGACGGCCGACAGCCTGCTCATCACTGCCCCGGGCACCTACTCGCTCACGGTCAGGACGCTGACCGGCTGCGACTACCAGTTGGCCAGCACTGTCACAGCAAATGAGCTACGCCCCAGTATCCCGCCGAATATCATCACTCCCAACGGTGACCAGCTCAACGACGAGTGGGTGATTCCGAATTTGGCCGACAACACCCATGCCTCGTTTTACAATCGATGGGGCCGGCTGGTATATGAAACGCCCGCCTACAACAACCGATGGGCCGCTGACGGCCTGGCGGCGGGCGTTTACTACTACGTGTTGCGCCGGCCAGGCAAGTGCCCGGCTGCCTCGCTCAATGGCTGGATAGAAGTCGTGCGCTAGCCGGCGGCAGGGGCAGCGCAGGGGCAAGCCCGCTGCCCCTGCCGCCGGTGCAGGACCCGCTAGAAAGCGTCAGCGCAGGGTGTTGCCGGGCCTCCTCCCGCGAGCGGGCGGGCTACCGTCTCAGGTGTGTCTGCCTGAGGATGCCGTTGAGGCGCCCGGCCCCGGGGTGTTCGGGCCGGAGTTTCTGGTCGTGCTCACCTGCACGCGCGGCGCCTAAAACGGCGCCAGGCACTGCTGGCTTAGGCCCGGAGCATGAGCGTATGGTAGCGCTCTGCTCCGGGCCGAAGCCGTTTTTACACACCCGCTTACTGCGCCAGCTGCTCGTCAAGCAGCCGGAAGGGGCTCAGGCGGTCGAGGCGCAACACAAAACGGATGCGGTCGGTGAAGTCCTTGCGGCTGCTGGGCAGGAAGTTCTCGTACTGCGTACCGGCCACGGGCAGGTAGATTTGCAGCACGTCTTTGAGCATCGGCACCGCAAATTCAAGCAGCGGTACCGCCAGGCCGGCGTCGTAGTAGGTGTTGCGGCTTCGGCCGCCCACCACGAAGGGTTCCCGCGTCGCGCCAAAGTCGGCGAATACGGCCAGCGGCACCACCGGCACGTCAACCTGGAGGTTGACCGTAGTCAGCCAGTTGTTCGTGAATACGGGCATAAAGGCCTTGAAAGCACCGTCGCGGTCGTCGGTCTGGTGGTACTGGGCCGCGAGTGTGCGCGAAATCTGCGGGCGGTCCAGAAATACGGTTTGCCGGCGATAGTCGGGGCTGCCGCTTAAACCCAGGAAAAAGTCGCGGTTTTCATGGGTTTGCAAAAAGCTGCCGCCAAATAAGCGCACCTGCACTCGTTTGGTAGGCGAGTAGAACTGCTGAAGCGAAACCGCTCCGCGCAGCAGGAAGGCCGGGGCGTCGTTTCCCGTTTCGTTGCTGCGGGCACGCATGCGGTTGAGGTCCACCTGCCAGTTCCATTCCCGTAGCGCGTTGCGGATGCGGCCGCGGTAATCGGCCGTCACGATGTTCAGATTGCGGAGTCTGTCCTGGGTGTTGACGGCCGTGCCCGACAGCGTGAGCCGGTGCTGGGGCCCGTTGAAGGCCGAGTGGGGCAGCACCACGCTCACGCTGGGCTCCAGCTTCAGGTAGCGCTCGAAGCGCTGCACGGTGGCGCCCACCGTCACCGTCCGCGCCTTGCTGGCAGGCAGCAGATTCAGCTGCAGCGAGGCGATGCCGTTCACTTCTTTGCGGGCGAAACTGTACAGGGGCATGGCCAGGTATTGGAGCCGCTTGGGTGCCAGCAGGCTGTTGTAGAACGCCGCCCCCAGCATGAGCTTATCGGACGTGTTGGCGCCCAGCGCGGGCAGCCAGTTGATGGCGGCCTGGTCCCAGCGCTCGACGCTGGCCAGGGGCCGCAGGCGCAGGGGCTCGAGGCGGGGCGCCGGGCTGTTTAGCTGCAGCCGGTCGTCGCGGCGGTTGAGCTGCGGAGTGAGGTAGCCGGCGTCCACCACCAGCGACGCCACGCCCGCGCGCCGGAAACTGAGCGGCGACGCGGCTTCCGTCCCGGCGCGGCCGAAGGGCGGCGTCCAACGCGTTTCCAGCACCTTACCGTTGGCGTCGAGTGACGACACCGGCACGGCCCACGGCACCGGCGAGTCGGTGCGCACCTGCACCTGCACCCTGTCTTCCACCGCTAGCGGGGCGCTCAGGTAGGCGTTGTAGCGGTGCGTGCCGGTGAGCAGGTCGTTGAAAAACCAGCCCAGCGGCTGCCCGGTGCTTTCCTCAAACGAGGCCTGCATGTCCTCGGGGTAGGGGTGGCGAAACTTCCAGCGCTCGTAGTAGGCCTGCAGGGCGCGGTCAAACCGCTCCTGGCCCAGATAGCCCGCCAGGTAGTGGAGCAGCGAAGCCGTTTTATGATACGTCATCAGCCCGTAGTTCCGCTTACCAAACGCTGCCGAGGTGAGCCCCTGTACGGGCTGGTCGAGGCCACGGCTGGCCAGGACTTGGTAAGCCACCTGTTTTAGCGCTGTCGGGGGCAGGCCTTCCACCTGGCTGCGGATGGCGCGGTCCGTGATGGACGAGCCGCCGAAAGGGGTGGCTTTGATGCTATCGAGGGCGGCCAAGCGCTTTTCGAAGTAGGTATTCACGCCTTCGTCCATCCAGGCAAAGTCCCGCTCGTTGCTGCCCAGGATGCCGTAAAACCAGTTGTGCCCCACCTCGTGCACCAGGGCCTCGGGGATGCACACCGTTACCATGGGGTATTCCATACTCCCGGGCCCCACGCCCGCCTGGACCGCCGTGGCGGAAGAGTACGGGTATTCTCCCACCCAGTGGGAGTAGCGCATCAGCGCTTCGTTCACGTCTTGCAGGCCTTTTATCCAGCGCGTAGCCTCCCGGTTGGTGAACAGCACCCACGAGGTAACGGCGCGGCCCGAAGGCAGCGTCACGGCGCTTTTCAGCACATTAAACCGCTTGTCAGCAAACCAGGCGAAATCGTGCACCCGGTCCTGCTTGTAGCGCAGGGTTTTGGTGGCGGTGGCCGACGCCGGAAAGGTCAGGTCGTCGCCGAAGTCAGCCTGGGTGGTTTTCTTCGCTGTTTCGGCCGCTAGGCCTTCCAGGCGGGCTATTTCGTCGGGGTTCTGCAGCTCGCCGGTAGCGCCCACCGTGTAGTTGGCCGGCAGCGTAATCCGCACGTCGAACGAGCCGAACTCCGAGTAGAACTCACCCTGGTCGAGGTAGGGCATCGGATGCCAGCCGCGACGGTCGAGCACGGCGGGCTTGGGGTACCACTGCGTTATCTGGTAGTTCTGGCCCACGTGCCGCATGCGCGAAAACGGGCCGGGCAGCTTCACCCGAAACGGCGTGCTGATGGCCGCCGTGGCGCCGGCCGCCAGCGGCCTGGGCAGCAGAAGCTTGGCCACGTCGGGGTTGTTGGGGTCGAATTCCAGCGTGGCTGCCTGCCCGTCCACGGTGAAAGCAAGGCCGTCGATAAAGCCGCGCTGCGCGGCCGGGGCAAACGCAAACGCGCGGTTGCCGTTGCGCAGCTCCTGGCGGGCAAAGGCCGTGCGGTTGTCGCGGTAGGCATTGGGCCACAGGTGAAACCAGATGAAGGTCAGCGCCTGGAGCGAGTTATTGGTGTACTGCACCTGCTCGTGGCCCGTCAGCTCGTGCTTCCGGTCGTCGAGGGCCACGTCAATGGTGTAGTTCACTTCCTGCTGGAAGTAGGGCGCCGGCGTGGCGCGCTGGGCAAAAGCCGCCGCCGGCAGCAACGCCAGGCAGCAAATGGCAAGCAGGTGTCTCATTGAGCTAAGTATTCTTTCCATAACCGTTTCACGTTTTTCAAGCCGCAGCCCCCGCCGGCAGCGCCGCCTTAAGCCCAGCTCAGGCACCTGTTTTGCGGCCGGATGGTGCCAGGATCATGATTCTTAGGCTGATTGGCTGAGCCCTTACCTGGCTTGCGTAGTGGCCGCGCTTTGGGCCGTAGCCAGAGATGCAGCGGTAGAAGCGGTAGCAACGGGGCCGGCGACGAGCAGGGGGCGGAGCGCGTGTTTCATGGTATCGGGCAGGTGCAGGTTTGGGGGAAGGCCAGCCGCTGATCGACTGGGAACGACACAAAGCAACGGCTCCTTTTGCCCCCTGAAAAGCTTTATTCGACCAGCCCAGGGCCGAAAACGACCAATGGTGTCCGGCCGTTTTTTGTCGAAAAAAAAGCCCCCTTGGTCGAAACCCAAGCCCGGATTCCGGCCAAAAAAGGCCTTTTTGCCCGCACGTTCAACGCCCCCGTCGCCGCATCCGCCGCCTGCCCCAGGCCGCTTTCCGCTTGCCTTCGAACTCCTGCTTTGCGCCCTGTCTATAGGCGTGTGTGTGCCGTCGCTGAGGTGGCCCAGCAATGGCCTTAGAGTACCTGAAAAATCTGGCTCCGTATGCCCCGAGGCATGGCAAAGCAACTGGTTTTAGATGCTTTATGAGCCGTGGTAGCGTCTACCGCCTGAGCCAATTGTGAGCCCATTCAGTTGGTTCAAAAAAACCATTGACAACGTGTGTGCAGCACATTTGTCGTTGGCGCTTGCTTTTGCTGAGCCTATTGTGAGCCCATTACCCAGCGTTCCACCAGGGGGCACTTATTGCTGGTCAAACGCAACCAGCCGCGCCGCAATACCCCGCATGGTATGCATTACTTCTTCAAAGTCTGGGGCCGGCCGATATAACAGTTCCGGCAACTCGCGCTCATAGGCACGGCGGGCGAGTTGCAGGTTCGTGGCCCCCCCCTGGTAGGCCCAGCACTAGCTCAGGGGCCGGCCTTTCCACTCCTGGGTCGGGCCCTTCACACCGGCGGTGACATCGGCGGCCTGCACGGCGCGTAGTAGCACAAACATGTCTTCGCCCGGCAACAGTGCCTGTACCTCCTCGTGACCGGCCAGCTTGTGCAGGTCGTAGAGATGCCGCACCTTACTGCTCACGTCCAGGGCTGGGTCGGGTTCGTAAGACGCCCGCACCAGCGCCATGATTTTCTCCGCAAAGGTGCGCCTCAAGCTGAGTACGTTAAAGTCGAAGGCACGCAGCCCGAACTCGTCCAGCTCCGCCTCCAGTCCCCGCGCTGCAAACACATCAGCGATATAGGAGCTCAGTGGTAGCCGCACCACGGGGTGAGGCTCCCCGAAAGCGGTTATCTCCAGCAGAATGTTCTCGCCCGCCACGGTTGACGTGTGCGGGAACGTTCTGGGGTAGCGGTGGTAGACGCGCCGAATCTGCCCCATCTTATTATTACCTGGTACTTCCGGCAACTCTTCAGCAGTACCTGTCCCCACGGCCGCGTGG
Proteins encoded in this region:
- a CDS encoding nucleotidyl transferase AbiEii/AbiGii toxin family protein, which gives rise to MTLHHLPDVFGEAILLTATETGLSQALIEKDYWVTWVLRNLAESPVAREVVFKGGTSLSKAYRLIDRFSEDVDLAVLLGGRTGATVKALIRQVHHAAVGTGTAEELPEVPGNNKMGQIRRVYHRYPRTFPHTSTVAGENILLEITAFGEPHPVVRLPLSSYIADVFAARGLEAELDEFGLRAFDFNVLSLRRTFAEKIMALVRASYEPDPALDVSSKVRHLYDLHKLAGHEEVQALLPGEDMFVLLRAVQAADVTAGVKGPTQEWKGRPLS